A genomic window from Lycium barbarum isolate Lr01 chromosome 4, ASM1917538v2, whole genome shotgun sequence includes:
- the LOC132635214 gene encoding beta-amylase 3, chloroplastic-like, which translates to MALTHQPSTSFINLKETKSVKTPDDFLGVVSSAQTKPSCRLIAKSSMQEDQVFDETNMVNPMEVRKYEKREKLHGLTTTQSNSSTKVPVFVMLPLDTMTMGGNLNKPRAMNVSLMALRSSGAEGVMVDAWWGLVEKDGPLKYNWEGYAELVKMCQEHGLKLQVVMSFHQCGGNVGDSCSIPLPSWVLEEISKNPDLVYTDRSGRRNPEYISLGCDQLPVLRGRTPIQVYTDYMRSFRERFNDYLGNVIVEIQVGLGPCGELRYPSYPESNGTWRFPGIGELQCYDKYMIASLAAAAKAAGKDDGGKGGPHYSGQYNQFPEDTGFFQRDGTWNSEYGQFFLEWYSEKLLEHGENILAAGESIYEGTGAKLSGKVAGIHWHYNTRSHAAELTAGYYNTRNRDGYLLIARMLAKHRVILNFTCMEMRDGEQPQSANCSPEGLVRQVKNATRIAEVELAGENDLERYDEEAYSQVLPTSRSDSGNALSAFTFLRMNKRLFEPQNWRNLVQFVKSMSEGGQIAGLPERDSSETDLYIHVGFIKKSH; encoded by the exons ATGGCTTTAACACATCAACCATCAacttcttttatcaatttaaaagAAACCAAAAGTGTTAAAACACCTGATGATTTCTTAGGCGTAGTTTCTTCTGCACAAACAAAGCCATCTTGTCGTCTCATAGCAAAGAGTTCCATGCAAGAAGATCAAGTCTTCGATGAGACAAACATGGTTAATCCCATGGAAGTGAGGAAATATGAGAAAAGAGAGAAGCTTCATGGGCTAACAACTACTCAGAGCAATAGCAGTACAAAGGTACCTGTTTTCGTGATGCTTCCACTTGACACCATGACAATGGGAGGTAACTTGAACAAGCCACGGGCGATGAATGTGAGTTTGATGGCCTTGAGAAGTAGTGGAGCTGAAGGGGTAATGGTGGATGCTTGGTGGGGATTGGTGGAGAAAGACGGACCCTTGAAGTACAACTGGGAAGGATATGCTGAACTTGTCAAGATGTGTCAAGAACATGGGTTGAAGCTTCAAGTTGTCATGTCTTTTCATCAGTGTGGAGGAAATGTAGGAGACTCTTGCAG TATTCCCCTACCTTCATGGGTACTTGAAGAAATCAGCAAGAATCCTGACCTTGTCTACACAGATAGATCAGGCCGGAGAAATCCCGAGTATATTTCCTTAGGTTGTGATCAGTTACCGGTACTCAGAGGAAGAACACCCATTCAGGTGTATACTGACTATATGAGGAGCTTCAGAGAAAGGTTCAACGATTACTTGGGAAATGTCATAGTG GAAATTCAAGTGGGATTGGGTCCTTGTGGGGAGCTAAGATATCCATCCTATCCAGAAAGCAATGGCACATGGAGGTTTCCTGGAATTGGAGAATTACAGTGCTATGACAAG TACATGATAGCTTCATTGGCAGCAGCTGCCAAGGCAGCTGGAAAGGATGACGGGGGCAAGGGAGGGCCGCATTACTCTGGGCAGTACAACCAGTTTCCTGAGGATACTGGATTTTTTCAAAGGGATGGAACATGGAACAGTGAATATGGACAGTTCTTCCTAGAATGGTATTCAGAAAAGCTACTGGAGCATGGAGAAAACATCCTAGCAGCAGGAGAAAGTATATACGAAGGAACTGGAGCTAAACTATCTGGAAAGGTAGCTGGGATTCATTGGCATTACAATACTAGATCACATGCTGCAGAGTTAACAGCTGGATATTACAATACAAGAAATAGAGATGGTTACCTACTTATAGCACGTATGTTAGCAAAACATCGTGTTATACTTAACTTTACATGTATGGAAATGAGGGATGGTGAACAGCCCCAGAGTGCAAACTGCTCACCAGAAGGCTTAGTTCGACAAGTAAAAAATGCAACGAGAATTGCTGAAGTAGAACTTGCTGGAGAAAATGATCTGGAGAGGTATGATGAGGAAGCGTATTCTCAAGTTTTGCCAACAAGCAGATCAGATTCTGGAAATGCATTGAGTGCATTTACATTTTTGAGAATGAACAAACGGTTGTTTGAGCCACAAAATTGGCGGAATCTAGTGCAATTCGTGAAGAGCATGTCGGAAGGAGGCCAAATTGCTGGACTTCCAGAGCGTGACTCCAGCGAGACAGACCTTTATATCCATGTAGGATTTATCAAAAAGAGTCATTAG